A genomic window from Rhodococcus sp. KBS0724 includes:
- a CDS encoding MBL fold metallo-hydrolase, with amino-acid sequence MNGAAAIGDGIFQIPVPITDNPLGATLVYAMESPNGLILVDAGWDDDNGWQGLNAGLAEIGHSVTDIEGVVVTHFHPDHTGLCGRVREASGAWIAMHEDDHDLFNKMASSKGEEWMTHQLANMAKAGAPEADRDAFRQATNENPPTSADSAPDRVLSDNEIIKLTGRGLRVVYTPGHTPGHVCFYLDDANVMFTGDHVLQKTTPHVGNFTYPLEERDALADFFASLRRVQTMDITRGLGAHGIPIDSVGGRAGELIEHHEERLDHLLEAFGDQKLTVWDVAAHMKWYKPWSDISPMGKTMALSEGAAHLRHLVAREQVTQVSDTEPALFARTY; translated from the coding sequence ATGAACGGTGCAGCTGCCATCGGAGATGGCATATTCCAGATTCCGGTCCCCATCACCGACAACCCACTCGGCGCAACGCTGGTGTACGCGATGGAGTCCCCGAACGGCCTGATCCTGGTCGATGCCGGTTGGGACGACGACAACGGCTGGCAGGGCCTCAATGCCGGGTTAGCGGAGATCGGTCATTCGGTCACCGATATCGAAGGCGTTGTGGTGACCCATTTCCATCCCGATCACACCGGACTGTGTGGACGCGTGCGTGAAGCCTCTGGTGCCTGGATCGCGATGCACGAGGACGATCACGACCTCTTCAACAAAATGGCCAGCAGCAAGGGCGAAGAGTGGATGACCCACCAGCTGGCCAATATGGCCAAGGCCGGAGCCCCGGAAGCTGATCGCGACGCATTTCGGCAGGCAACCAACGAGAACCCGCCGACGAGCGCGGACTCCGCTCCCGACAGGGTCCTGTCGGACAACGAGATCATCAAACTCACCGGCCGCGGACTTCGCGTCGTCTACACCCCTGGTCACACCCCCGGGCACGTCTGCTTCTATCTCGACGACGCAAACGTCATGTTCACCGGTGACCACGTCCTGCAGAAGACAACCCCGCACGTCGGCAACTTCACGTATCCCCTCGAGGAACGTGACGCCCTGGCTGATTTCTTCGCGTCACTACGACGCGTCCAGACCATGGACATCACACGCGGGCTCGGTGCGCACGGCATCCCCATCGACAGTGTGGGTGGCCGCGCCGGCGAGCTGATCGAGCATCACGAGGAACGTCTGGATCACCTACTCGAGGCATTCGGCGATCAGAAGTTGACCGTGTGGGATGTTGCGGCACATATGAAGTGGTACAAGCCGTGGTCCGATATCTCCCCGATGGGCAAGACCATGGCACTGTCCGAGGGCGCGGCTCATTTGCGTCATCTGGTTGCGCGCGAGCAGGTTACGCAGGTGTCCGACACCGAACCGGCGCTGTTCGCCCGTACGTACTGA
- a CDS encoding LLM class flavin-dependent oxidoreductase has product MRFQVLDIIFNPPHPVTGEAVAPSDRLNRVVELAVLAEELGIDSFSVGERHAGPVLSSAPTVVLGAIAQATDRILLSTGVTVLSLLDPIRVAEDFGTIDQLSRGRLEIVIGKGNEVLQYPLLGLDISKQYEYLTENYELLKLLISEENVKWVGTHRPSLEDATTLPRPYDGPFRIWHGSATSFEAVELAAQWGDPIVTANALQPRENYKVLIDHYREQYLAHGHDPSKAYVGSGSGGLFLADTTEQAVEEFRPIYEGAVAQQDKRKHDPKAVGKTTSFRTIEEAVDRGPALVGSPERVAEKILDYHESYGHDFQSVSINHVLDFEQQKDTLRRFAEEVIPLVKAELSTNLWSVGDADRAKGFTALD; this is encoded by the coding sequence ATGCGTTTTCAGGTTCTGGACATCATCTTCAACCCACCTCATCCAGTGACCGGAGAGGCAGTAGCCCCGTCGGACCGGCTCAATCGCGTCGTCGAACTCGCGGTTCTCGCCGAAGAGTTGGGTATCGACTCCTTCTCGGTGGGGGAGCGTCACGCCGGCCCGGTTCTGTCCTCTGCGCCGACGGTCGTCCTGGGCGCAATCGCGCAGGCCACAGACCGAATTCTGCTCTCGACGGGTGTCACCGTCCTGTCGTTGCTCGACCCGATTCGGGTGGCCGAGGACTTCGGAACCATCGACCAACTCAGCCGCGGGCGACTCGAAATTGTGATCGGCAAGGGAAACGAGGTGTTGCAGTACCCGTTGCTCGGCCTCGACATCTCCAAGCAGTACGAATACCTGACCGAGAACTACGAACTCCTCAAACTCCTGATCAGCGAGGAAAACGTCAAGTGGGTGGGTACCCATCGGCCCTCTCTCGAGGACGCAACGACGCTACCGCGGCCCTACGACGGGCCTTTCCGTATTTGGCACGGGTCCGCGACTTCCTTCGAGGCAGTCGAGCTTGCTGCACAGTGGGGCGACCCCATCGTCACGGCCAATGCCCTCCAGCCCCGCGAGAACTACAAAGTGCTCATCGACCACTACCGCGAGCAGTATCTCGCTCACGGGCATGATCCGTCCAAGGCTTACGTCGGCTCCGGGTCGGGTGGTCTGTTTCTTGCCGACACCACCGAACAAGCCGTCGAGGAATTCCGCCCCATCTACGAGGGGGCTGTCGCGCAGCAAGACAAGCGTAAGCACGACCCCAAGGCGGTCGGTAAGACGACGAGCTTCCGGACCATCGAGGAAGCCGTCGACCGTGGACCCGCGTTGGTCGGGTCGCCGGAGCGCGTCGCCGAGAAGATCCTTGACTACCACGAGAGTTACGGTCACGACTTCCAGTCCGTATCCATCAATCACGTCCTCGACTTCGAGCAGCAGAAGGACACCTTGCGCCGGTTTGCCGAAGAAGTAATTCCCCTCGTGAAGGCGGAACTGTCGACCAACCTGTGGAGCGTCGGAGATGCGGATCGGGCGAAGGGTTTCACCGCGCTCGACTGA